The DNA sequence aaagtcacttgaaatttccaactaaatgctaagtagatgcattcattagactttgtgcaattgcatttcttaacacctccatttcttgtcttcccAAACCATCTCCATCATGTTCATTATCCTCCATCTCTTCACTAGTCTCTTCAATTGAGTAATTTccactttcatcaaaatcaatatctcGTTGAGCATATCTGCGTATGTAGTTATGAAGAGCCATAGTAGAAATAACTATCTTAACTTGTTTTTCATAAGGAAAGTGAGGCATATCACGTAAAATACTCCATTTCTTCTTCCATACCCCAAAAGTGCGCTCAATAACACCTCTAAGTGAAGAATGTGCATGACTGAATATTTCTTTATGACCGGTAGGCTCATCACCTCTACGGAAATGTGGAAGGTGGTACTGCTCATCTTTATATGGTCCTAAATAACCCTTCATTTGTGGATATCCGGCATCCACCACATAGTATTTTCCTGAAATTATAAATTATAAGGAATTATTGATCTCggtaaaataaaagattataagTTATTATTTGTGTAATTCTCGGAAAAAAAATACCATTTGGGGGTTTAGGAAAATTCGATTGAGGATTGCGTAGAGCTGATAAGAATACTCTACTATCATGGGCGGTGTCTTCCCACCCTGCACATGCAAATGTGAATTGCATGTCGAAGTTGCATATAGCCAATACATTTTGGGTAGGTATCCCTTTTCTTTCAATATATGGCACCTGATCACATGGAGATATCGAAGCTTGAACATGAACACCATCGATAGCACCAATGCAATCCTACAAATTAGTATAATAgacttgaataaaaaaaaatggttttcTACCAAATTAGGAAGCATTTATATAAGGATAACATCTTTAAAAGGGTAGTACATTATACATACCTTAAAATGAGGCATGTATCTTGAATCAGTGAGAATTTCTTGTGGAATGCTCCTAAATTCTGGATCCCTTGGATTTATAAGCACTTTTGCCATATTATAGAAAATCTCTAACATTATATCAAAATACCTACTAACCGTCTCACCAGAACGTTGAAAACGTTCTTGTGTACTCCTATTAGTCTGACCTTGTCCCAAAATATAAAGAAACATAGCCAACATTTCAACGATACTCATGTTTCTTGAACCCTTCATTATCTTTTCCAAATCATTTACAAGCATCATGAAGACTTGTTTATCCATCCTAAATTGATTATAACATCTACTTTCATTGCCTTCTAACACTTCCATTAACCAAATGTAACCTGTTTGAGAGCTTGTTATACATGGAGTTTTCTGAATGTACTTTTCAAGATAGACTTGAATAAGACGACCACATAGACATATAATTTGATCTATCTCCTCCTCATCTCCAGACGCATCCATACTTCACAAAACAAACTGCCAATGTTTATTTGttcatcaaattcaaaatataaAACATCTCTGTAGGAAGACAAGCATGTATATGTACTTGAGTAGCAAGATAAAAACTAAACAGCAAGctttttactaattaattaaacaagATACAAAATAGAAAGATAGGTTTTGGTGCAGCAGATTCCCTAAACCTCTTCAATCATTCAAATAAAAGGAAACTTCAAAGAACCAAACAACCATCAGTTTTAATAAAAAGATGCATCAAATTCAATTTCAACTTAGTAAAATAATATAGCATTAACAATGAATAACAATCAATCTTTCAAACCCGGAAAAtcacaaaaatagaaaagagcTCAGCTTAGGTCTAAACGACAAGCAACATGCATCATGTTACAAAGTAGGATTAGCCTACttaattttcaacttttttcTGATTAAGAATCAGAAACTGGAGCTTGAGATCAGCATCTGTCATAATAAAAAACATCTCTCGCTTCTCCTGAGAGCATAACAACTCCGTTGCAAACCACCATAGCTTCGTACCGGTTTCTGCTCCTGGTAATGTTGCAACAACTCTCATCACCTCTTTAACACTAGTTCCTTGTGAGGTACCATTATCACGTACAGATGTAGCTGTACTCCTACTCTCGACTACATCAACAAGACGATCGATTTGTTTAGACAATTTCGCCGCACGTCCCACCTTTTTAGTCTTTCCCTTTGGCCCTCCCATaactccttttccttttttttgtttatcaGCCTCTATTTGGTGCTccaaatttgttctctttttgccTCTACGTTCATTATCTTGGTCAgaatcctcttcatcatctccaGAAATTAAATTATGCTCTGAATCCTCCACAACCTCTTCAATATCTATAGTAGCTGAGGGAATCATGACAAAATGACCTAGAGCTGTGCTACCCCTGAACATGTTGTCATAAACAGCCATCATTTCAGGACTAATTCCCACCTCCCGAAACTTGCGATACTCTGGATTGATctacaaaagaagaagataagagatAATTGTTACTTATGATAATATTGATCACAAAAACTACAAGCCACTGATGAAAGTGGGAGACAAAACTAATTGTACAAACTAAAATGAATAATAGGAGCATATGATCAGATGCTTTAAGAGACATGGATTAAGCTAGCATTTCAGCAATGGCATCAATTTACAAACTATAATGTAAACCTATAGGGAAACAAACCTTAGGAATGGCATCAATTTACAAACTAAATTTACAAACTGTTACCTTTAGGAAACAAACCTGGCCATTATCAAACACTTGCCTTTAATGAATTAAAAAGCACAAACCTTAATTTAGATACACAGATAACAGAGAACCTTAGCATCAATTATGAACTACCAAGTCGCAAACCTTAGCATCACAGAGAACAGGCCATGCTTAATTTTTATACACAAGCAGCTCCATATTTTcaggaaacaaaaaaataaaccaaCAAAAGTGCATTGACATGTTTATGGTTTTTAGTGACAAACCCAAGAAACATAGCCTTCCTACTCGTCACTTATTTATGTACCTTCTACATTGAAGCTTGATGTACTTAAAATTCAATagaaaaacagaaattaaaaaaaaaaaaaaaacaaaattactaCGTACCACAAGCAGAGAAGGAAAAATACACACCTGAAATTTGGATTCCCACCATTCAGCAGGTGCATCGACAGTTTTTCTAGCCGGATCCCATCCAATACCAGTTTCCTTATGCAAAAGTGAACTCCACAATTTCCAATCATTTTTAAGTGAATCCCACTTATTTTTTAGTTGACTTTTATCATAATCCCTTCCAGTTAACTCCTTAAAGGCCATGATAACATTTGACCATCCCTTTTTATCAAAATGTGTACCAGGTCTGTTTCCCTTGGCCACTTCCTTAGCAGCTATATCACAAAATATAGCTACTACCTCATCCGGCCATGTGGCCTTTTGTTTTCGAGATCCCTCATTTTCAGTACTGGTGGATTTCTTCTTTCCCATCTAAAGATAACAGATGCTTAGTAGTAAACAAACGATAGTTATAAACTACCATATCCAACACCCAACACGATCCTCACAAAACAAAGCTGCTGACCACCATAAAGAGCTAGATATATGCTTTGTTTAAAACCATAGGATTCAATAAAGAGCTAGGGACCAGAATATATCAATTTCACACTAGTATGCAAAGGttgaaatatatacatataaaagaaccagtagccaaaaaaaaaaaacccaggtAGCATCATAATCAAATAAATGAAATCAGAAGGTGAAATAATTGGAGGGActggaattgaattgaaaagtgTCAGAATCTTACTTATCCCGTCTCTGTGTGTGGAAATTTGGTACCCAAAATACCACAAATTGACCAAACAATAACAAACTAGTTGTTTCGATCTGTTGCTACTTGATCTGTAGGTGACGTATATGGGGAAAATTAAGAACTTTAGAGGAGACAAACAATAACAAGCGCAGTGAATCGAAGCTTGCAACAGCAATATATTGTAAATTTGGGGAAAGATGGAGAAGGAGAGGACTTACAGTGAGTTTGATTCGCGGAAGACACAAACTTTCGACTCAATTTGCTGctgggtttgagagagagagagagagagaggcggtgaTACAGTGGTTCTTCGTAGGCTTGCGAAGATGTGATTAGGCGAAATTAATGGTTACTCGGTTCCCTCCACAGCTCATGTCAGTGGGGTTTTCGCCGGATTGTATGACTAGAACAGAtccgagaaaaagaaggaaaaagaaggaagatgTGGAGAGTGGTTCTGATGAGGAGCTTACCAAGTACGAAAGGAGGTTGAAGAAGGTCCGGGAATGCTTTGGGTTTGGGGCGTGTGGCGGAGGAGCGACGGAATCGGGTTTTGATGACACAGGAGAGATCGATCGATGGGAAGAaggtgttttgagttttgacggtAGAGGAGGCTGGGAAGACTGGAAGAGAGAAGCTGAGAATAATAAAACCCTATCTGGGTCAAGGTTAAAAGATGAGGACATAATTGgaaaaaagagtaaaatttcattaaatgaaTCATGTTCACTCCGTGTTTCCATGAAGCAGTTTTCCAAAGCTGGTAGGAGGCTGCTTCACAATTTCAGCTTTGAGGAGAATCAATTCGGACCAAAAGGCGCTTCTACACactttaccaaacaccataGCATTAGCCCAAAAGCATAAGCAGGTTCAAAAGcacctccaaaatcaatcccaaactgggcctaaaTATAAATATTGCTGCAGAGAGTGAGAACAGAGAGTAAATTCCAATCTATAATTCTGAATCTAATCTTGCAGCACAGAGAGAAACATAATTCCAATCTATAACTGTTTCATAACCATCATGTGGAGATCAGTACCCAAAACCATAAGGCAACATTTCCCAAAATAAACACTCCACGGTTCCAAAAACGTAGTAACCAAACAAAAACGTAGAGAAAGCAGAGTGAGCCATATCCCTTTTCTCATGATCATTGTGAATGAACCAAAATCACAGTCCCAAATCAACCTAAACCCCTATTGATTCAGTACCCAATTACATGAATTGAAACTGAAATCAACCTATAATAGATGAAAAACTGGaattgaaactgaaattgaaaccCAAATCAACCTAGAATACCTCTTTTTCAAATTGTCAAGCAGCCAGCAATCAAGGATTGAGGCTTCAATTTCGAACACGGATGAGAGGTGAGGTGGGGTGAAGGCAATCAGGGACTCAGGGAGAGAGATTATGCGTTCTTGTTCGCGGAGCTGCGTGAGGCTTCGAATTGAACATGGAAGAGAAGGTTTCATGGCATTGTGTAATTGCTGAAACGAAGAGAGGACAGAAATTGGTATTTTCAGAAGTTCATTAAACTACAGTAATCACCGCTACAGTGACAAAAGCCAGCTGCTGCTTCTAAAAGCTGGGGTGAGGCGGCTTTGGCTTTTCCATAGAAAAAGTGTTGGCTTCTAGAAAAAGCTGAGGAGAAGCTGGCATGGTTTACCAAACGCGAGATGCTGAGgtgcttataagcaggggagcaACCCCCCCCACCCCAAAACGTAGCCTAAGCTAAACCAAAAAAGCCATTTGAGGGGCTATAGGGCCAAGGGCTAGGCTAAATATGGCCCTTTGTATAGCCCTCGGGCTATATTTTAGTGGGCTCCACATTGCTGCTCTAAATAAATCAGATGAGATAAAATATAGAGATCAACTTGATTAAAATTTGCAGCTAACTAATGTCAGCTATCCGTTTCAAAATATatttgttgggttttttttttcttttcattttcaaaatgtAACAGtacttctgaaaaaaaaaatacaaaaacaaaaacaaaatattcaaaaaattatataaCAGTAGAAATAATAGTATGTAAAATACTATATATTTTGAAAAACataatgaaaaataataaaataacatgacaTTTAAACTTATAGCCCTAAGGATTAGAGATGGTCAAAATTATAGCCCTTACTATTTATATAAATAGTAATTTTCGGGGGACTATTTTAGCCCCCCACAGCTGGAGATGACCTCACTACTATCAAAATAACAATTGATTTAACTCACACAGATTATTTAAAACTCACAGATATATGTGTGAAATATTTATACAAACGAATAACCGTATGAAATAAGCATAATTaggcccacaataatttatacaataacaatattaacggaaatctgtgtgaataatcaacagtaacagatgtctgtgtaaaaactaaaatattttcACACGGTTATCTGTGTGAATTGATAATCACACAGATTTCTctacgtattataaattagtttatttagaaatagttaattttttatgttatgtgaattatggagggacggacTTCCGTGACAATAAGTTTTCGATACTAATTTCTGTGTAAATTGAGTAAAAcatgaatatctgtgtgaaatttGAGAGAAAATGAAGTTATCGGCTTATTTTGCTAGGAATTATGGAATCACAATTCTAGAGTAGGTGGAGATTTTGGGGATCAAGGTGAATTAAATCATAGGAAAAGAGTGTAATATTTTGATTCATGTCGTTTCAACtcgtcctccctctctctctcttaaccCACACCCCAATGCAGCAACCCTTGACCCTTAATCATTATGTTGAACATAAAATTTCAACTAGAAGATTTCTaatgggacctccaaatttgctcatttgacctctatatcttttgaattaatgaattacatatatatcctcttgtaaaatgacaattatagACAATGAATTATAATCAACTAGACTTCGTTCAAGGTTTGGTTGGAGGATGAGCTTTGGGTGGGAGACGgtggtttatttatttatttatttatttattattattattattattattattattattattattttttgtgttccggattttatttatttatatcaatttctgtaaccttttatttttatttgtgaatAACCTTTCATTTTTTATAAGGGTTAGAAACATAGGAATCTTGTCTAACCATTTGATTTATGACTACTTGATTAATTACTGTGTTATGAccgtttgattcatgatttaaaGTTTTAGAAATTTATTTTGGGCATTTTTTAGGTTtgcatgcaaaaaaaaaaaaaaaaaggaatagagGTGTAATTAGTGAATTAGAGATATAAtgagtattttatttttttgtatgcGAATAATATAActaaggttatttgaggaattcAAAAGGAGGTTTAGTGAGCAAATATTTGTATTTAAAAGCATAAAGGAGGTGTAAAGTGTAtgagaggtcaaatgagcaaatttagaggtctcaatagaaactctctttcaACAATCACAAAGGTACCAATTTTACAAtgtcttttttattattattatttttttttaaagttgtaTATTCATTGTTTTCTGAACAATTATGGTTTGAGTGCTATAGGAATCTATATATATTGATGATTGTGGAAGAATATGATacccaaggtttcaaatttcggtttcggtttcgatttcggtacttcaaatttaaagaaatttcggagaaagtttcgatttcggtggaaatttctgttaaaaataaagaaatcacattaattgcatgtataaaatgatatttttgaatgaaacttttacatagactaaactaacctataataaacctatttacaatgtaaactctctaaaattatacataaataatagaattgtgatatttaatatggacgagacgacgagtaattaactaaaacTGTAGTAAGTTGCTAAACACTATCTATAattctatatgtaattataaatgttctgtatattgataatgtgaatgtgatttacttttttttttttatggctggaacccaatgggaggcttggccatcacgcctctttcactaataattagaaaaattcaaactttgttGTGAGAAAACTGAACTCCAAG is a window from the Rosa chinensis cultivar Old Blush chromosome 2, RchiOBHm-V2, whole genome shotgun sequence genome containing:
- the LOC112188102 gene encoding L10-interacting MYB domain-containing protein-like, with the protein product MGKKKSTSTENEGSRKQKATWPDEVVAIFCDIAAKEVAKGNRPGTHFDKKGWSNVIMAFKELTGRDYDKSQLKNKWDSLKNDWKLWSSLLHKETGIGWDPARKTVDAPAEWWESKFQINPEYRKFREVGISPEMMAVYDNMFRGSTALGHFVMIPSATIDIEEVVEDSEHNLISGDDEEDSDQDNERRGKKRTNLEHQIEADKQKKGKGVMGGPKGKTKKVGRAAKLSKQIDRLVDVVESRSTATSVRDNGTSQGTSVKEVMRVVATLPGAETGTKLWWFATELLCSQEKREMFFIMTDADLKLQFLILNQKKVEN